The genomic interval TCCTGACTGTTCTGGCTTAATAATTATTGATTCTAATGCTAGACCTAGTCATTTTGGTAAAATTAGAGCAATTATTCTACCATATGATGTTTGCAATAAATGCAAAGCAGTAGGCTATAATAAATATGAATCAACAAAAAGAACTACAGAATTCTCTAATGTTTATCTACAGGATAAAGTAAAAGACAAATTAATGACTACTTTCTAATCAATTAAGCTTAAAAACACTTCAATACAATATAAAATAACACAAGTAGGTGAAATAATGAATATAGACTTTGGATATGCCTGTATTAGTACTAAAATTAAAGACTGTTCTACAGCTAAAACTACTACTGTTAAGCATTTTAAAACTATTGATGATTTAGATGTTCGTAAATGGAAATTGAAAAAAATCACTAAAGAAAATTTACAAAACACCTTACGGCTCTTATGGCATAATATTGCGGAAGATATTAAATTATATCGATTTTCTTCTCAACTTGTACCTTTAGCCACCCATGAATTAGGACAGATATGGAATTATACAGAAGAATGTTCTGATGAGTTTGCAAAAGTTGGTAGAGTTATTAAAAAGAATAATTTAAAAGCCAGCACCCACCCTGGTCAGTATACTGTGATTAACACTCCTAAAGAAGATGTATTTGAAAATTCTAAAGCTGATTTAGAATATCATAATAATGTTTTAAATGCTATGAACTTAGATTTTACAGCTAAGATGGTAACTCATGTTGGAGGAGTTTATGGAGAAAAAAATAAAGCTAAAGAACGATTTATAACCAATTTCAAAAAATTAAGTTCTGATATCCAACAAGGATTAGTATTAGAAAATGATGACACTTCTTATTCAATTGGTGATGTATTAGAAATATGTCAAGAATTAAAAATACCTATGGTTCTAGACGTTCATCATCATAACTGCTATAATCAAGGAGAGAAACTAAAAGAATATTTGGAAGGTATTTTTGCTACATGGACTGACCGAACACCTAAAATTCATTTTTCTAGTCCTCGTAGTAAAAAACATCCTAAGCGTCATGCAGATTATATAAATCCAGAAGAATTTAAAACTTTTTTAGACTTAGCCAATGATTATGAATTTGACGTTATGATAGAAGCTAAAAAGAAAGATGAAGCTGTACTTAAATTAAGAGAGGATTTAGAAATTTGAATTCCTAAATCCTCTTAAATACTAATTGTTAATTTTCATTTATTTCTTCATATTCTACATCTATAGATTCAGAGACTCCATCCCACTCTTCATCTTGTTCTTGTGACTCTTCCCAATCTTGTGTTTGATAATGTTTCTTTTTTTGGTTTTGATTACTACTATCAAAAAAACTAAAACTTACATTTCCTTTTTTAATTTGTTTACTAAATTTTTCTTTAACTATTTTACGAATAGACTTTCTAGTAGTAGGAATTACTAAACTAAAACCTGTGACATCCGTTAGTAATCCAGGAGTTAATAACATAGCTCCTCCAATTAAAATTAAAAGCCCATCAATCAAACTGTCTGCTGGTAATTGTCCTGTCGATAAAGAACTACGAATCTTATTGATGACTAAAAAACCTTGACTTCTAGCTATTGAAACCCCAATTACTCCTGTTAATGCTACTAAACCTACAGTTGGCAAGAAACCTACATAACCGCCTAGCTTAATTAATAATGTCAATTCAATCATAGGTACCACAGTAAACAATAAGAGTAGCTTTGCAAACATTAATTTCACCTTCTCTAATATGATAGTATACCTTATTATATAGTCTATGATGTGAAAATGCAATTTAGGTCGTAAAGAGATACAATTTATTTAAAAGTTTTTATCATATCTAATCATATATCTTCCAGATTTATGGTCTATATCTAACCTAAGTCCTTCTCGTTTAATCTTAGCCTTTAATCTATTCTCTATCTTCTTCTTGCTTTCATTATCTAATTCATAACCTACTTCTTTTAACTCACTTAATAATTTATCTAAAATATCATTGATAGTCTTTAATTTATCATTATTAGGAAATTCTAATAATATAGCATCAATTATATCATCAATTTCAGCTAAAATAGGAGTTCCTTTTCTAAAATAATCATCTAAACCTGGTTTTAATTTAACTAAAACAATAATTGCAGTAGATAACATACCTAAAACAGTAATGATAGTATCTAAAATATTCATTTATATTCCTCCTTTCATCTCCAATTTAGTTTCTATTATATTATAATGCAGAAACTATAACTTTGTGCAAATATAGATAATTCGTTTTTTCTTATATAATATAAAAAAGCATGCCTCTTAATAGAAACATGCCTAAATTAGTATCACTTATTTCCTCACTCAAAACTCTATTTTAGTCTTCTGTAACTGTAAAATGTTCATCTTTCGAATCTTTCTTATCTTGTTCATGATTATAAACTCGCCATGTAGAATATGCAAATTCAATATCTGATTCTTCTTTAAACCTATGCAAAATTCGTTCTTTTATTCTAGTCTGGACTAATCTCTTCCCTCGAGCAGAAGAATGACAATTCATATCACCTCTTATTTGGTATTGTTTTCCTATAAAATTTATTATATAGAGTAGGACCAGCCTTTCGGCTGGGACCTCTCATCAAACTGCACGTACGGTTCTCCCGTATACAGCTTTTCGTCATCGTTGCCCCTTTCCAAGGAGTAAGTCTTCATCTCCGCATTACTACGAATGTGGATTTTACTCTGGTTAGGACAATGTGGTAAGTAATGATTTAAGTCCCTTTTGCCTTAATACGGCATTAGGGATTCTTCTGTTTTGATGTTTTATCGCTTTCCTCTTTTCTATATATGACCTTATTCGCATTCTTATCCACTCATCTAATCTTTTGAAAAGCCTCTTTACATTCCCATTTCCAAAGTAATTACCCCAACCTCTAATTACAGGATTAAGTTCTCCTATTATTACTTCCACTGGCCAAGGTTGTTGTCTTTTGGTTTTCTTTCTAACTTTATTTTTGAATTGTTTTAAAGTTTTCTTTCTTGGACGCTTATAACGCCATGCTATAAATTCAAACCCTAAGAATGTAAAACCTTTTCCAAAGTTAGTTATAACCGTTTTCTCTGGATGAAGAGTGAGCTTTAGTTTCTTTCCTACTATCTCTTTTACTACCTCTAGTGCTCTTTTAGCTTTCTTCTTAGATTTTGTAAGTATTACAAAATCATCTGCAAATCTAACTATCTTATATCCTCTTTCTGTCATTACTTTATCTAATTGATGAAGATAAATATTGGCTAATAAAGGAGATATTACTCCTCCTTGAGGTGTCCCTTGTTTTGAAGGGATATATCCTTCCTCAGTCACAACTCCAGCTGTTAGCCATGACTTTATTATTCTTAACACCCAACCATCATTTACCCTCTTTGTTATAAATTTCATTAATAGCTCATGGTCTATATTATCAAAGTATCCTTTGATGTCTGCGTCTAATACCCATTTATACCCTTGCTCTCTGTACTCTTCTACTTTATTTATCGCATCCATTTGTGACCTTCCCGGTCTAAATCCAAAAGAACAATCACAGAATATCTTTTCAAATATAGGTTCCATTATTCTTTTGACTGTTGCTTGTGCTATTCTATCTTTTACTGTGGGTATTCCTAATGAGCGCTCTCGACCATCATCTTTTGGTATCATTACTCTAAGTACCGGTGATGGGTCATATCTATCTTCTTTCAATTGCCTATATAACTCTCTCATGTTTTGTTGATAGTTTTCACTAAATTCCTCAATTGTTACTCTATCTATCCCAGCACTTCCTCCATTTTCTATTACGGTCTTTGTTGCATAATGCATATTCATTTTCTTTGTTATCCTATCTTTAAGTGTATAATAGGTGCATTCAGTCACTTGCTCACCTATCCTTCCTTCACGACTTACCAATCTCCCATTTGATAATCCAGTAATTTACCCCTCTGATTTTTTTCATGATATTACTGACCACGTCTCTAGACTTTCGCCAATCGCACCCTCCAGTATATCACTACTCAGGTTGTAGTATTCCTGACTTATCTCGTTTCCAGTTATGTTTTCCTTTCTACGCTATCCATCAGTCTCATTGAATACATCAATGTCTAAACTACTATAACAAATTACCACTCTTATCTAATTTTCAATTTCGATGACGTAGGTATCCCTTCGCTCCAGTTGGCTTTATCCTCACATAAATTACTCTATGATCACTGGACCAACTATCTTCACTACTATGGTACCATCTGACTCCTAGTCAAGCATCATTTCGGCTTTCCCTTTCAGGTTATACCTCCATTTATTCTTATCAGTTTTGATAAGAAACACACCAGGTCCTCCCCAGGTCAATCACAGAATCCTTATAACCATTCCGACCCTAAACACACTTAACTATTCGGCATGGACACTCTCGTTATCTCGCGTTTTATTCAGCGCCACCTGTTCCCCCAAACCGACATTGGACTTCCCCATTTTGATGGTGGGTTATCATAGTTAGATGCCACCTCTGGTTTACATATTGTTCCGGACTAGCTTCACGTCTCAGGTTCTTTAGATTCTATCTCACGACAGACACCCTACCATTATTGACTTCACACACCGACACGACGAAAACAGCGCGGACAAGATTTCCACTTGTTAACTCTGTATTTACTGGGCACACATCAAAAATAGCCACTAGGTATCAATGCCTAGTGGCTCATAAAAATTATTAATTATCCTCTAATATCTCCTCAATTTCATCAATCTTCTCTTGAATTTCATCTAACTGATTGTCATATTTTTGTTTTGTATTACCAGGTAGATGAATTCCTGTCTGTCCTAATACAAATTCCTTCTCCTGTTCAAGTTCTTCATATTTATCCTTCTCTTCTTTTAGACGTTTCTCCAGCTCCTCTGTTGATAAATCTTCTAATGAATTATTTTTTAACAACTCTACCCCTCCTTGGAAATTAATACTATTCTCTAACTAAGAATTATTTTATATTGTATTAAATATATTAAATATAAAGTGTTATTTTCCTTCTTTTTTTGCTACTTTTTATATTTTTATCATTAAATTCCATTAAAAAATCCCTAGAATATATATCCTAGGGATTTAAAATCTAAATCATATTTTAAAATTCAAATTCAACTCTAGATAATCTATTCTTAATCTCTTCAATAACTCTTTTCTCTTCTTCTTCACCGTCAGCTATAAATGTAACTGAAAATCTAACAAAAGAACCAGCATCATCCCATGGTACTGTAGAAATTAAATGCTCTTTAATTAAATACTGTGCGAAATCTTCTGCTGTCTCAAATTTAGGCCCACCTTTAACTCCTTTTGGAATCGATACATAAAGGTAGAAAGAACCTTGTGGTTTAGTAGCTTCGAAACCTATATCTTGTAGCGCTGCAACTAATATATCATGTTTTCTTGAATACTTCTCTGCAGTCTTTTCAGTAATTTCTGGATGGTTTAGGGCATATGTGCAAGCGTGTTGAATTGCTTTAAACTGACCAGAATCATTATTATCCTTGACAGTAACAAAAGCATTAACCAATAGCGGATTACCAGCTATAAAAGCCATTCTCCATCCAGTCATATTAAAAGCCTTAGATAAAGATTGAATCTCTATTCCTACCTCTTTAGCACCTGGTATTGATAAGAATGATAAAGGTTCATATCCATCAAAAGTCAATGCTGCATAAGCCGCATCATAAATAACAATAATATTATTTTCTTTTGCGAACGCAACTACATCTTTAAGAAACTCCTCATTAGTTACTGCTCCTGTAGGATTATTAGGATAATTTAAATAAAGTAATTTAGCTCTTTCTTTCTGATCATCAGTAAGACTATCTAATTGTGGTAAGAAATTATTCTCTTTTAATAATGGTAAATTAACAACCTCGCCACCTAACCATTCTGTATGTGTTCCCATTACTGGGTAGCCTGGAGTAGTCATAATTGTAATATCACCAGGATTGATAAAAGCTGAAGGAATCATAGCTAATGCTGGTTTAGAACCTATCGAATGATTAACTTCTGTCTCTGGGTCTAAACCTTCTACTCCATATACTTCTTCCATATAATTGGCAGCTGCTTCTTTAAATTCAAATATACCGTTATCAGCATAACCTCTATTTTCCCATTCATTAGCTTCTTCACAAAGAGTCTCAATTACTCCATCATCAGCCATCCAATCTGGCTCTCCAACTCCCATATCGATTAATTCTACATCTGGATGTGCTTCCTTAGCTGCTGCCTTAGCTCTTTTAATCTTTTCAAATTTATAAATTACATCTTCTTTACCAAACTGTACTCCACCAATTCTTTCAGCAAATAATTGTTGAATATAACTCTCTTCTGACATACTCATTTCCTCCTTATATTCTTTTTAATTATTAAAAATCATTACTTTAATATTTTTTCTTAAATAACTAATTTTATAATTTACGACTCATAATTGAAAATTTACTTTCTCCATTCACCGATAAACACTTCTTCAGCAGGCCCTGTCATATAAACATGGTTATTCTTAGCCCACTCAATAGTTAGGTCACCACCTAATAAATGCACTTCTACTTTATTATCAGTTAATTCATTTAAAATCGAAGCTACCGTAGAACCACAAGCACCTGTACCACAAGCTAAAGTAACTCCAGCTCCTCTTTCCCAAACTCTCATCTTAATTTCTGCAGAGTTTACTACTTCTATAAATTCTACATTTGTCTTAGCTGGGAAACGAGGATGTTCTTCAATTTTAGGTCCTATTTCAGCAACTGGAAATTCATCTGCATCATCAACAAATACCATACAATGGGGATTCCCCATGGATACAGTTGTTATTTCATACTCTTCACCATCTATATCTAATTTCTCTTTAACTACCTTATCTTTATCTACCCCAGTAA from Selenihalanaerobacter shriftii carries:
- the uvsE gene encoding UV DNA damage repair endonuclease UvsE, whose protein sequence is MNIDFGYACISTKIKDCSTAKTTTVKHFKTIDDLDVRKWKLKKITKENLQNTLRLLWHNIAEDIKLYRFSSQLVPLATHELGQIWNYTEECSDEFAKVGRVIKKNNLKASTHPGQYTVINTPKEDVFENSKADLEYHNNVLNAMNLDFTAKMVTHVGGVYGEKNKAKERFITNFKKLSSDIQQGLVLENDDTSYSIGDVLEICQELKIPMVLDVHHHNCYNQGEKLKEYLEGIFATWTDRTPKIHFSSPRSKKHPKRHADYINPEEFKTFLDLANDYEFDVMIEAKKKDEAVLKLREDLEI
- a CDS encoding FxsA family protein, which produces MFAKLLLLFTVVPMIELTLLIKLGGYVGFLPTVGLVALTGVIGVSIARSQGFLVINKIRSSLSTGQLPADSLIDGLLILIGGAMLLTPGLLTDVTGFSLVIPTTRKSIRKIVKEKFSKQIKKGNVSFSFFDSSNQNQKKKHYQTQDWEESQEQDEEWDGVSESIDVEYEEINEN
- the ltrA gene encoding group II intron reverse transcriptase/maturase, whose translation is MNMHYATKTVIENGGSAGIDRVTIEEFSENYQQNMRELYRQLKEDRYDPSPVLRVMIPKDDGRERSLGIPTVKDRIAQATVKRIMEPIFEKIFCDCSFGFRPGRSQMDAINKVEEYREQGYKWVLDADIKGYFDNIDHELLMKFITKRVNDGWVLRIIKSWLTAGVVTEEGYIPSKQGTPQGGVISPLLANIYLHQLDKVMTERGYKIVRFADDFVILTKSKKKAKRALEVVKEIVGKKLKLTLHPEKTVITNFGKGFTFLGFEFIAWRYKRPRKKTLKQFKNKVRKKTKRQQPWPVEVIIGELNPVIRGWGNYFGNGNVKRLFKRLDEWIRMRIRSYIEKRKAIKHQNRRIPNAVLRQKGLKSLLTTLS
- a CDS encoding LL-diaminopimelate aminotransferase, which gives rise to MSEESYIQQLFAERIGGVQFGKEDVIYKFEKIKRAKAAAKEAHPDVELIDMGVGEPDWMADDGVIETLCEEANEWENRGYADNGIFEFKEAAANYMEEVYGVEGLDPETEVNHSIGSKPALAMIPSAFINPGDITIMTTPGYPVMGTHTEWLGGEVVNLPLLKENNFLPQLDSLTDDQKERAKLLYLNYPNNPTGAVTNEEFLKDVVAFAKENNIIVIYDAAYAALTFDGYEPLSFLSIPGAKEVGIEIQSLSKAFNMTGWRMAFIAGNPLLVNAFVTVKDNNDSGQFKAIQHACTYALNHPEITEKTAEKYSRKHDILVAALQDIGFEATKPQGSFYLYVSIPKGVKGGPKFETAEDFAQYLIKEHLISTVPWDDAGSFVRFSVTFIADGEEEEKRVIEEIKNRLSRVEFEF
- the dapF gene encoding diaminopimelate epimerase — protein: MNFTKMHGLGNDFVLVNGFEEDINDLNELAQQICDRHFGVGADGLVLILPSEIEEADFRMRIFNPDGSEPEMCGNAIRCFGKYVYENSLTDKNKIKVETLAGIIIPELIFEGDEVEAVKVDMGEPRLHSDDIPITGVDKDKVVKEKLDIDGEEYEITTVSMGNPHCMVFVDDADEFPVAEIGPKIEEHPRFPAKTNVEFIEVVNSAEIKMRVWERGAGVTLACGTGACGSTVASILNELTDNKVEVHLLGGDLTIEWAKNNHVYMTGPAEEVFIGEWRK